The DNA window CGGGTGAGGCGCAGGGCGCGGGCGAGGACCGCCAGGATCTGCTCGGAGGGCTGAGAGCCGGCACCGCGCTCGAGCTCGTTGTAATAGTCCACCGACACCCCGGCCAGCTGGGCGACCTCATCGCGCCGCAGTCCGGGAACACGCCGCCGGGGCCCCGCGGTCATCCCGACCTCCTCGGGGCGGATCCGATCCCGGCGCGTCCGGAGGAACGCCCCGAGCTCATGGAATCTGGTCGTGCTCATGCGGGCAGTGTGCCGCATCCCGTGCGGCCCGGACAGGGGACGGGATCCCCTGGTTCAGCGCCTGCTCGGCGCGCATCGTGGTCGACATGACGACCAGCCCTGACACCAGCACCTCCCGTACAAGCACCTCTCCCGCCCGACGCGTCGCGATCGTGACCGGCGGCTCCCGCGGCATCGGCCATGCGATCTCCCGGCGCCTCGCGGCCGACGGATTCGCGGTCGGGGTGAACTTCGCCGGGAACGCCGCGGCCGCCGAGCAGACCCTCGCCGAGATCCGCGGCGCCGGCGGCATGGCGCTCGCGTTCCAGGCCGATGTCGCCGACGAGTACCAGGTCGCCTCCCTGTTCGACACAGTCGAGCAGGCCTTCGGCGGGGTGGACGTGGTGGTGAACTCCGCCGGGCGCATGGCGCTCTCCCCCATCGCGGACCTCGACCTGGAGACGCTCGACGCCCTGCACCGCACGAACATCCGCGGCAGCTTCGTGGTGGCCCAGCAGGCGGCGCGGCGTCTGCGCCCGGGCGGCGCGTTCGTGGGCGTCTCGACCACCGTGGTCTCGACCCAGCTGCCCGGCTATGGCGCGTACACCGCGTCGAAGGCCGCCGTCGAGGGGATGACCCTGATCCTCGCGCGGGAGCTGCGCGGCCGGGACATCACCGTCAACACGGTGGCGCCCGGCCCCACGGCGACGGACCTGTTCCTCGACGGCAAGAGCCCCGAGCAGGTCGCGGCTCTCGCCGCCGCGCCGCCGCTGGAGCGCCTCGGCACCCCGGAGGACATCGCCGCGGCGGTCGCCTTCCTCGCCGGGCCGGACGGTCGCTGGATCAACGGCCAGGTGCTCCGTGCGAACGGGGGCCTCGCCGCGTGAGGAGCCCGCAGGTGCCGCCCCCTCAGGGGCGGTGCTCGGATCGTCCATCTTCTCGACCCACCGCTTCTCGGAGCGGTCGAGGATCGAGCCGCCAGGGTTGCCGGGAGTTCCACCTGATCGTCCGGGAGAGCACCCCGCGCTGAGGGCGGCAGGACGGTCGGCTCCGCCGTCGGCGACCTCGCTGATCAGAGCAGCTCGACCTCGTGGATCAGGTACACGGGCACCGTGGTGCTGCCGCCGATCTGGGTGTCGTAGCTGAGGCTGCCTCCGATGGTGACCCAGAGCTTCACCTCGTCGTCGGTGACGAAGGGGTCCAGAACCGGGCAGTCGGAGACCCCGTCCCCGGCGAGGCCCACGGTGTTGTGCTCGTAGTCGTACCGCTGTCCCTGCGGGGCATGGGAGATGGAGAGTCGCACGAAGCACTTGCCGGTCGCGGCGTCGAGTTGGGTGATCGCGCCATAGACGACCACCTGGCGGCCGATGTGGTCGTCGGGCGCCTTCACGATCTGGGAGAGACCCCGCTCGTCCAGCTCCTCGAAGCTGCCGAGGTCCGCCGGAGGGACCGTCGCGGCCGCAGTCTCCTCCGTCGGCTCAGGATCCTCGGTCGGCCCCGGTTCAGGGGCGGCGGTCGTTTCGGGGTCGACCGCAGGTTCCTCAGCGGGCCCGTCCGCCTCGGCGGCAGGGTCTGCCTCGCCTCCCGTGGCGTCGCCGTCCGGAGCGGAGTCCACTTCGGTCGGCTCGCCCGCATCGCCCCCGTCGGCGCCGTCCATCTCCCCCGCGGCGACGGTGGGCTCGGGTGCCGACGGGGACGAGGGCGCGGCCACCAGGCCGACGAGTGCGACGGTGGTCACGATCGAGGCCAGGCCGCCCACCACCGCAGCGGCGCCGGCCGCGTAGGTGCGCTTGGTGGCGATGCCCCGCCGCACTGCGAGAGTGACCAGCACGATCCCGGTCGCGGCGAGGGTGGCCCCCAGCAGCGGGAGCAGACCGAGCACGAACGCGGCCACACAGACGATCAGGGCCGCGAGTGCGAGCGGCGCCGACGATCTCCGGGCCGCGGCCGATGCCGGGCGCTCGGCGAAGGGGCCGTGGGAAGTCGGCGCTCCGCCGACGGGATCGGAAGGGGGCAGAGCCATGTCATCACCTGCGCCGTCCTAGCGGCGCATCCTTTCGAGCAGGGACCCGCACGGTCAGCGGATCGATGACTCGAGTCTGCGGAGTAGTGGTGACAGACGAGGCGGGGGGTGACGCATCCCGCGCATGGTCGACGCCCGGTGCTGCATGGGCACGAAGAACAGGGGGTGGACGTCGAGCGGGCAGCGTCGTCGGCCGGTTCATCGCGATCTACGAGTGAGGCGCTGAGCAGTCCAGTTCCGGGGAGCCCCGCGTCGCCCCGCAGCAGCTATGGCGCCCATCACTCGGGTCGTATATGATGTATGACGTGCCTTCCGCCTCGCCCACCCCCGCCGTCTTCACCTCTCGCACCGAGTTCGCCCTCGCGTCGATCAAGCAGGGCATCCTCAGCGGCCGCTTCACCCCTGGCCAGGCCCTCGTCGAATCCGAGATCGCCCAGGAGCTCGGCGTCTCCAAGACTCCCGTCAGGGAAGCTCTGAAGACACTCGAGATGAGCGGGCTGGTCGTCGTCCGCCCGTACTCCGGGACCCGCGTGCGGGAGCTGACCATGAGCGACGCCGTCGCCATCTACGATCTGCGCCTGCTGCTCGAGCCCGAGGCCGTGCGCCGCAGCGTGGCCCGGGGACTCGATCTGGACATCGCGACCTCGGCTCTCGACGACGCCGGGGCGACGGACGACGCCCCCACGCGCAGCCTCGCGAACCGTACGTTCCATGCCGCGCTCTGGGCAGAAGCGGGCAACCCTGTGCTCCTCGAGATGCTCGAGAGCCTGCGAGACAGGACGGCGCTCGTCGCCGTCTCCACATGGGCCCGTCGACCCAGCTGGGAGCTCGAGGCGCAAGAGCATCGGAGCATCCTCCGCGCCGCCGAGGCGGGAGATGCCGACGAGGCATCAGATCTCACCAGGGCGCACATCTCCGGATTCCTCGATCGATTGCAGAGGAAGGGAGGCGAAGCCTGACAGCGAGATGCGGCCCGTTCACCGCCAAGTTCCGGGGCCGCATCTCTCAGACGGTGCTCCGAAGGGAGCACTTCCGCTACTCAAGGAGCAACGTTGCTTCATCGTACTCAAACCGCCAGCACTCACACGGAGACAGCACGCGCCGGACGCAGCCACATGCGATGGACGATCGTGGCCTTCTCTGCCCTCGGCCTGACCATCGCCTATCTCGACCGAGCCGCCCTGAGCGTCGCCCTCCCCTTCATGGCCGAGGACTTCCACATCAGTCCGGCCGTCCAAGGAGTGCTCCTCTCGTCGTTCTTCTGGACCTACGCCCTCGCGCAGATCCCCTCGGGTTGGCTCCTCGACAAGTTCGGCCCTCGGGTCATCTACCCGATCGCCGTCGGCTGGTGGTCGATCTGGACCGCGCTGACCGCGCTGTCCACGGGCGTCACGAGCGCGATCGTGTTCCGGCTCGGCCTCGGGATCGGCGAGGCTCCGGTGCAGCCCGCGAACGTCAAGATCGTCTCCCAGTGGTTCCCCCGCCGGGAACGCGCGGTGGCCTCGAGCCTCTTCGACATGGGTCAGCAGATCGGCCAGGCCCTCTCCATCCCGATCGTCACGTCGATCGCCGTCTTCGCCGGTTGGCGCTGGGCCTTCCTGCTCATCGGTCTCGTCGGACTGCTGTGGATCGTCGGCTGGCTCGCCATCTATCGCTCTCCGGATTCGCATCCGCGCGTCAGCGAGGAGGAGCTCCGGCACATCCGCTCCGATCAGGCGGAGATGATTCCCACCGAGGACAGCAGCCCGCGGTGGCGCGACCTGCTCTCCAACCACCAGACGTGGGCCCTGACCTCCGGGTACGTCTTCCGCTCGCTCGCCGGCGCCTTCTTCCTCACCTGGTATCCGAGCTTCCTCCTCAACGACCGCGGATTCACCGAGGCGGAGTTCGGGATGGTCGGCGCGCTCCCCGCGCTCCTCGGAATCGCCTCGACGGTCCTCGGCGGCGTGGTCTCCGACCGGATGCTCGGCTCCGGCATCTCGCCGAGCCTCTCCCGCAAGATCCCGATCATCTCGGGTCTGGTGATCAGCGCGAGCATCGGATTCAGTCCCTTCATCGACAGCAATGCCCTGCTGATGGTGGTCCTGACGGTCTCCAGCGCCGCCCACTCCTTCGCGGGGGCCGCCATCCTGAGTCTCCCGGCCGAGGTCGCGACGAGTCCCGACCAGGTCGGATCGCTGGCCGGGTTCCAGAACTTCGGCTCCCAGCTCGGCAATCTCATCAGCCCCATCGGGATCGGGCTGTTCCTCACCTTCTCAGGCGGCTCGTATGTCGGCCCGCTGGTCTTCGCGGCCTTCAGCTGCCTGATCAGTGCGGCCATCTACGGCCTGTGGGTGCGGATCAAGCCCGTCGAACCACTGCCCTCCACCGCCTCCCCCACCGATCACGGAGCATCATGACCGCCTTGCACGACACGACCTGCGACCTCACCACCGTCGTCGGGATACCCGTCCTCCCCTACCGCGCCGACGGTTCGATCGACGACCGGGCCGCAGGCGAGCTCGCAGCGCGCCTGGTGGACGCCGGTCTCGGCGTGCTCACGCCGAACGGGAACACCGGAGAGTTCTACGCCCTGTCCCCGACGGAGCGCCGCATCGCGCTCCACGCAGTCCTCGACGCCGTCCGAGGCCGCGCGCGCATCGTCGCCGGTGTGGGGCTCGACCTGGACACGGCGACGACCGAGGCGCGAGCTGCCGTCGACGCCGGGGCAGATGCCGTGATGGTCCATCAACCCGTGCTGCCTTACCTGTCCCCCGAGGGATGGGTCGACTATGTCGCGACGGTCGCCTCCGCGGTCCCCGAGAACGCGGTGCTTCCCTACGTCAGCTCCCCGATCGTCCAGGGCGCCCAGGTGACCGAGCTCGTGCGGCGGTGCCCGAACGTCGTCGGGCTCAAGTACTCCGTGCCCGACCCCGTGGCATTCGCCCGCACCGTCCACGAGACCGAGCCCGAGCTGCTCTGGATCGCCGGACTCGCAGAGTCCTATGCACCGTCGGCCTGGCAGTCCGGCGCTCGCGCCTTCACCTCCGGTCTCGTGAACGTCGCCCCGCATCTCTCGCTCGAGCTCCTCGAGGCTCTCCGCGCGGGAGACCTCGAACGAATCTCCCGTCTGCAGGGCACGATCCGGGAGTTCGAGGCCATGAGATCGAGGAACCGGAGCGCCGACAACGTCTCGGTCGTCAAGGAGGCGATGCACCAGCTCGGTCTCTGCGACCGCTCGGTACGCCCGCCCAGCTCCCTGCTCCGCGAGGCGGACCGCTCCGCCATCGGCCGCATGCTCGAGGGCTGGGGGATCGCAGCATGAGGATCGCACGCCTGGAGACCTACCTCCAACGAGTCGGCGCCCGCCCTCGCGTCCTCCTCAAGCTCACCACGGATGACGGGATCGAGGGCTGGGCGGAGATCTACAACCACGGCCCGGACCTCGCCTACCCGGCGATCATGGAGTACTTCGCGCAGCAGATCACAGGAATCGACGCGAGTCGGGTCGCGTACGTGAATCAGCTGCTCCATCAGTCCGCGCGCTTCCCGCAGGGTGCCTTGGGACTCGCCGTGATCGCCGCCATCGATCACGCGCTCTGGGACGTGGCGGCGAAGGCCGCCGGAGTGCCCGTCTACCAGCTCCTGGGCGGCCGGGTCCGGGACCGGGTGCGCGTGTACACCGGCCTGTACTCCGCGCCCGATGTCCCGGAGCTGGTCGAACGGACCGCCGAGATCGCCGCGAGCACCGGCGTGGACGCCTTCAAGCTGAGCCCCTACCGGCGAGATCTGCACTCCTCGAGGTTCGGCCTCGTCGCCCGGGAGCTGGGGGTCTGGTTCGAGAGGATCCGTGAGGCCCACCCGGACTCATGGGAGTTCGCCTTCGACGCCCACGCCTGCCTCTGGGAGCCCCACCAGGCCGTCCAGCTCGCGGCAGCTCTCGCCCCGAACGATCCGCTGTTCCTCGAGGAGCCGATCCGGCCGGAACACCTCCCGGCCTGGACGCGGATCCGGTCGGAGATGTCCGTGCCGCTCGCGACAGGAGAATCCCTGTACTCCCCTCAGGAGTTCCATGCGCTGCTCACCGCCGGCGGCGCCGACATCGTCCAGCCGGACATCTGCGTCGTCGGCGGGCTCACGCAGATGCGCAAGATCGCCGTGCTCGCCGAAGCGCACAACGTCCCCGTGGCGCCGCACAATCCGATGGGGCCGCTGGCCACTGCGGCGAACGTCCACTTCGCCGCCGCGACGTGGAACTTCTCGATCCTGGAGCACGCCCCGGCGGAGACCACCTGGTGCCCTGATCCCTACCTCCCCGTCGACGGCCATCTCGATCTCCGACCCGACCGGCCCGGCTGGGGTCTCGAGATCGACGAATCGGCGCTCGCCACCGATGACTGGGTGCACTGGGAACGGAAGGTCCCGACGAGGAAGGACGGTTCGACCGCATGGATGTGACACCGCAGCACACGGACTCCCCCGCTCGCGAGGCCGAGGGTCCCGACGGCCTGGAGGCGGCGGTCCGACGCACGGCGCTCGCCGCCACGGCGTATCGGGGGTGGAGTCGCGGGCGGCGCGCCGAGCTCCTCGATGCGCTCGCGGACGCCATCGACGGT is part of the Brachybacterium ginsengisoli genome and encodes:
- a CDS encoding SDR family oxidoreductase — translated: MTTSPDTSTSRTSTSPARRVAIVTGGSRGIGHAISRRLAADGFAVGVNFAGNAAAAEQTLAEIRGAGGMALAFQADVADEYQVASLFDTVEQAFGGVDVVVNSAGRMALSPIADLDLETLDALHRTNIRGSFVVAQQAARRLRPGGAFVGVSTTVVSTQLPGYGAYTASKAAVEGMTLILARELRGRDITVNTVAPGPTATDLFLDGKSPEQVAALAAAPPLERLGTPEDIAAAVAFLAGPDGRWINGQVLRANGGLAA
- a CDS encoding GntR family transcriptional regulator; this encodes MYDVPSASPTPAVFTSRTEFALASIKQGILSGRFTPGQALVESEIAQELGVSKTPVREALKTLEMSGLVVVRPYSGTRVRELTMSDAVAIYDLRLLLEPEAVRRSVARGLDLDIATSALDDAGATDDAPTRSLANRTFHAALWAEAGNPVLLEMLESLRDRTALVAVSTWARRPSWELEAQEHRSILRAAEAGDADEASDLTRAHISGFLDRLQRKGGEA
- a CDS encoding MFS transporter, which encodes MAFSALGLTIAYLDRAALSVALPFMAEDFHISPAVQGVLLSSFFWTYALAQIPSGWLLDKFGPRVIYPIAVGWWSIWTALTALSTGVTSAIVFRLGLGIGEAPVQPANVKIVSQWFPRRERAVASSLFDMGQQIGQALSIPIVTSIAVFAGWRWAFLLIGLVGLLWIVGWLAIYRSPDSHPRVSEEELRHIRSDQAEMIPTEDSSPRWRDLLSNHQTWALTSGYVFRSLAGAFFLTWYPSFLLNDRGFTEAEFGMVGALPALLGIASTVLGGVVSDRMLGSGISPSLSRKIPIISGLVISASIGFSPFIDSNALLMVVLTVSSAAHSFAGAAILSLPAEVATSPDQVGSLAGFQNFGSQLGNLISPIGIGLFLTFSGGSYVGPLVFAAFSCLISAAIYGLWVRIKPVEPLPSTASPTDHGAS
- a CDS encoding dihydrodipicolinate synthase family protein, translating into MTALHDTTCDLTTVVGIPVLPYRADGSIDDRAAGELAARLVDAGLGVLTPNGNTGEFYALSPTERRIALHAVLDAVRGRARIVAGVGLDLDTATTEARAAVDAGADAVMVHQPVLPYLSPEGWVDYVATVASAVPENAVLPYVSSPIVQGAQVTELVRRCPNVVGLKYSVPDPVAFARTVHETEPELLWIAGLAESYAPSAWQSGARAFTSGLVNVAPHLSLELLEALRAGDLERISRLQGTIREFEAMRSRNRSADNVSVVKEAMHQLGLCDRSVRPPSSLLREADRSAIGRMLEGWGIAA
- a CDS encoding mandelate racemase/muconate lactonizing enzyme family protein; protein product: MRIARLETYLQRVGARPRVLLKLTTDDGIEGWAEIYNHGPDLAYPAIMEYFAQQITGIDASRVAYVNQLLHQSARFPQGALGLAVIAAIDHALWDVAAKAAGVPVYQLLGGRVRDRVRVYTGLYSAPDVPELVERTAEIAASTGVDAFKLSPYRRDLHSSRFGLVARELGVWFERIREAHPDSWEFAFDAHACLWEPHQAVQLAAALAPNDPLFLEEPIRPEHLPAWTRIRSEMSVPLATGESLYSPQEFHALLTAGGADIVQPDICVVGGLTQMRKIAVLAEAHNVPVAPHNPMGPLATAANVHFAAATWNFSILEHAPAETTWCPDPYLPVDGHLDLRPDRPGWGLEIDESALATDDWVHWERKVPTRKDGSTAWM